One stretch of Hydrogenovibrio kuenenii DSM 12350 DNA includes these proteins:
- a CDS encoding 2-hydroxyacid dehydrogenase: protein MRLAFFSATKTDKRLFDSAKQNYGIEIDYFEHHLSAKTVALAEDYNAVCVFVNDDISASVIEKLHDFGIRLILLRCAGFNQVDLPAANQYGMTVLRVPNYSPMAVAEHALAMMMSLNRKTYKAYNRVRDGNFSLEGFLGFDMFGKTAAVVGTGHIGYEMARILKGLGLHVLAYDVKQNPDVLALGIEYANLDTLYEQSDIISLHVPLFNETHHLINKTSIAKMKPGVMIINTSRGGILDASAVIDALKTGQIGYLGIDVYEQEADLFFEDRSEQIIQDDIFERLLSFPNVLVTAHQGFYTKEALCHIVDTTLQNMQHFGTKLALEENRVK, encoded by the coding sequence ATGAGATTGGCTTTTTTTAGCGCAACAAAAACCGATAAACGACTATTTGATTCCGCTAAACAAAATTATGGCATCGAAATCGACTACTTCGAACACCATCTGTCAGCAAAAACCGTCGCCTTAGCAGAAGACTATAATGCAGTGTGCGTATTCGTGAACGATGATATTTCGGCTAGCGTCATCGAAAAACTGCATGATTTTGGTATACGACTTATTCTTTTACGCTGTGCGGGTTTTAATCAAGTCGATTTACCTGCGGCAAATCAATACGGCATGACAGTGCTTCGTGTACCCAACTATTCACCGATGGCCGTTGCTGAACATGCTCTTGCAATGATGATGAGCTTAAACCGTAAAACCTACAAAGCCTATAACCGTGTGCGTGATGGCAATTTCTCACTAGAAGGCTTTTTGGGGTTTGATATGTTTGGCAAAACAGCAGCCGTAGTGGGAACTGGTCATATCGGTTATGAAATGGCAAGGATTCTAAAAGGACTTGGATTACATGTCTTGGCCTATGACGTCAAACAAAATCCAGATGTTTTGGCACTGGGCATAGAATACGCTAACTTAGATACGCTCTATGAACAATCAGACATCATTTCACTTCACGTGCCTTTATTCAATGAAACGCACCATCTGATTAATAAAACCAGCATTGCCAAAATGAAACCCGGTGTCATGATTATCAACACCAGTCGCGGTGGTATTTTGGATGCCTCCGCGGTGATTGACGCCTTAAAGACCGGACAAATCGGTTATCTAGGTATTGATGTTTATGAACAAGAAGCCGATTTGTTTTTTGAAGATCGCTCTGAACAAATTATTCAAGATGATATTTTTGAACGCCTATTGTCTTTCCCCAATGTTTTGGTTACAGCGCATCAAGGTTTTTATACAAAAGAAGCCTTGTGTCATATCGTTGATACAACGTTGCAAAATATGCAACACTTTGGAACAAAGCTGGCATTAGAAGAAAATAGAGTGAAATAA
- the htpG gene encoding molecular chaperone HtpG yields MSHTETHAFQTEVNQLLKLMIHALYSNKEIFLRELVSNASDALDKLRFESVSNDALTEGESELSIGVAFDKEARTVTIIDNGIGMTRDEVIANIGTIANSGTKKFLENLSGDQAKDSHLIGQFGVGFYASFIVADKVTLTTRKAGDEKANATCWESAGEGEYTLETVEKDSKGTEIVLHLKEDMDEFLDDFRLRNIITTYSDHINFPIMMWKEELDDEGKPNGKKVLEQVNKATALWTQPKSELTDEEYNNFYQTLSHDFENPLVTLHNKVEGTLEYTSLLYVPKRAPFDLYDRDRRYGLKLYVKRVFIMDDAENLLPAYLRFVRGVIDSNDLPLNVSREILQSNKVVDKVRSASVKRILDSLAKMSKSEDQTDYNTFWDQFGNVMKEGMIEDFANKEKIAKLLRFTTTHQSSTQEQRVSLETYVDRMSEDQQSIYFITGDSYAAASGSPHLEMFRKKGIEVLLLTDRIDEWLVSHLTEFDGKQLKSVASADLKEFEAEEEAELTEEDKKAREAITEKVKAAIEDLVSDVRITHRLTDSPACVVSAEGDMSAHMARMMEQMGQAMPKQKPVLELNPTHPLVKKLEQLDEEGKVKEWSLFLLEQAQLAEGDQLERPADFIKRMNSLLSEVI; encoded by the coding sequence ATGAGTCACACAGAAACTCATGCCTTTCAAACAGAAGTTAATCAGTTACTAAAACTGATGATTCATGCCCTTTACAGTAATAAAGAAATCTTTTTGAGAGAGTTAGTATCCAATGCTTCGGATGCTCTAGATAAGCTGAGGTTTGAGTCAGTTTCAAATGATGCCTTAACAGAAGGTGAATCAGAACTGTCAATTGGCGTTGCATTTGATAAAGAAGCGCGTACTGTGACGATTATCGACAATGGTATCGGGATGACTCGCGATGAAGTTATTGCAAATATCGGAACGATTGCCAATTCTGGTACCAAAAAGTTCTTAGAAAATCTTTCAGGTGACCAAGCTAAAGACAGTCATTTGATTGGTCAGTTCGGGGTGGGCTTCTATGCATCCTTTATTGTTGCCGATAAAGTTACTTTGACGACGCGCAAAGCGGGTGATGAAAAAGCTAATGCTACTTGTTGGGAATCGGCAGGTGAAGGTGAGTACACGCTAGAAACGGTCGAAAAAGACTCTAAAGGGACAGAAATTGTTCTTCACTTGAAAGAAGATATGGATGAGTTCCTTGACGATTTCCGTCTAAGAAATATCATTACGACCTATTCAGATCACATTAACTTTCCTATCATGATGTGGAAAGAAGAGCTGGATGATGAAGGTAAGCCAAATGGCAAGAAAGTCCTTGAGCAAGTCAATAAAGCAACAGCCCTTTGGACGCAACCAAAATCGGAGTTAACAGACGAAGAATACAATAACTTTTATCAAACGTTATCACATGATTTCGAAAATCCTCTGGTAACGCTACATAATAAAGTTGAGGGGACTTTAGAGTATACCTCACTGCTTTATGTGCCAAAACGTGCCCCATTTGATCTGTATGACCGTGACCGTCGTTATGGCTTAAAGCTTTATGTAAAACGTGTATTCATCATGGATGATGCAGAAAACTTATTGCCTGCTTATCTACGCTTTGTTCGTGGGGTGATTGACTCTAACGATCTACCATTGAATGTATCGCGTGAAATCCTGCAAAGTAACAAAGTGGTTGATAAGGTTCGTTCTGCTTCTGTTAAGCGTATTCTGGACAGTTTGGCAAAAATGTCTAAGTCGGAAGATCAAACCGATTACAACACCTTCTGGGACCAGTTTGGTAATGTGATGAAAGAGGGGATGATTGAAGACTTTGCAAACAAAGAGAAAATTGCCAAGTTGTTGCGTTTCACGACTACTCACCAATCTTCAACACAAGAGCAGCGTGTGTCACTTGAAACCTATGTTGATCGCATGTCAGAAGATCAGCAGTCGATTTACTTTATAACAGGTGATAGTTATGCCGCGGCATCTGGTAGCCCGCATTTGGAAATGTTCCGTAAAAAAGGCATCGAGGTGCTATTACTGACGGATCGTATTGATGAATGGCTGGTTTCACACTTGACTGAATTTGATGGTAAACAATTGAAGTCCGTTGCTTCTGCTGATCTAAAAGAGTTTGAAGCGGAAGAAGAAGCTGAGTTGACTGAAGAAGACAAAAAAGCACGTGAAGCTATTACTGAAAAAGTGAAGGCAGCGATTGAGGATTTAGTTTCTGATGTTCGTATTACACACCGTCTGACTGACTCTCCAGCGTGTGTGGTGAGTGCAGAAGGCGATATGTCTGCACACATGGCGCGAATGATGGAACAGATGGGGCAAGCCATGCCTAAGCAAAAGCCTGTGCTTGAGCTAAACCCAACACATCCTCTTGTGAAAAAACTAGAGCAGTTGGATGAAGAAGGCAAAGTGAAAGAATGGTCTTTGTTCTTACTTGAGCAAGCACAGCTGGCTGAAGGTGATCAGTTGGAGCGTCCTGCTGACTTTATTAAACGTATGAATAGCCTATTGTCAGAAGTGATCTAA
- a CDS encoding DUF4136 domain-containing protein, producing MKTHAIRTLITLGFITILLSLNGCSTIQVSQDYDQQANFNNLHSYQWLPADMQTKPKASDFQKNNPLIAKRIETALVHELSLKGQSIVTQNADAYITYHISSAQKIRSAPVTTSIGFGTGGRGIYTGFGFQTGGDIQQYEEGQLVVDILNLKGKLLWRGTSSTPLEEHSTPEETTKLINDVIKKLMAQYPPKK from the coding sequence ATGAAAACACATGCTATTCGTACCCTTATTACTCTTGGATTCATCACAATACTTCTCAGCCTTAACGGCTGCTCAACCATTCAAGTAAGCCAAGATTACGACCAGCAAGCTAATTTCAACAACCTTCACAGCTACCAATGGCTACCAGCGGATATGCAAACCAAGCCTAAAGCCAGTGACTTTCAGAAAAATAATCCTTTGATTGCCAAACGCATTGAAACAGCTCTTGTTCATGAGCTGAGTTTGAAAGGACAATCAATCGTCACCCAAAATGCAGATGCTTATATCACTTATCATATTTCCTCTGCACAAAAAATACGCTCCGCACCTGTCACCACATCTATCGGTTTTGGTACTGGCGGTAGAGGTATCTATACTGGTTTTGGTTTTCAAACCGGTGGTGATATACAGCAATACGAAGAAGGTCAATTGGTCGTTGATATTTTGAACTTGAAAGGAAAACTATTATGGCGCGGTACAAGTTCTACACCATTAGAAGAACACTCAACACCTGAAGAAACCACTAAGTTGATTAACGACGTGATTAAAAAACTAATGGCGCAATATCCGCCTAAAAAATAA
- a CDS encoding chemotaxis protein CheA: MDMMETFRQTYLEESFEGLDVMEAGLLELPPGEPDNEKINEIFRAAHSIKGGSGTFGFTEIIDFTHVLETLLDEMRDGRRLVTQEANDVMLQAVDVLRDMMTRLQNHEPIDEERAAEVQADLERILGSSSDEEASSEAEEVVEAESTVEPQVQVGGTWKIELLPEPELLQTGNEPIRIFRELETLGSLNAIVDDSELPDLDALDPEKLYLKWNLELSGDNIQEDDIREVFEWIDGDGAQIIYHPPSVEQSEAPAMESVSEPVTKTEAPAVEPPAKPAPVKKAVAAKAAAPKQDSSIRVDLSKIDQMVNLVGELVITQSMLSQFGEQAEQGGDNTDWIDKLKEGLTHLERHTRDLQESVMNIRMLPVSFAFNRMPRIVHDVSQKLGKSIDLVMEGEGTELDKTMLEALTDPLVHIVRNSIDHGIEAPDVREAAGKPRTGRVKMAAFHQGGNILIQITDDGAGINSERVYQKAVEKGVVEEGQHMSEQEIVDLIFHPGFSTADVVSDISGRGVGMDVVRRNIRGLGGSVEVKTEQGKGSVFTIRLPLTLAILDGQLAKVGSETYVFPLVSIVESIQVDKSLVKGIAGQAELYKLRDQYIPVIRLHEKLGIKDARTDLESGLLVVVEDNGERAGIFVDDLLGQQQVVIKSLENNYMKVNSIAGATILGDGTVSLILDISETLSSHKGSGLQHNAA; the protein is encoded by the coding sequence ATGGATATGATGGAGACATTTCGTCAAACTTATCTAGAAGAAAGTTTTGAAGGGTTGGATGTAATGGAAGCGGGCTTGCTTGAATTACCTCCAGGAGAGCCTGATAACGAAAAAATCAACGAAATCTTTCGTGCCGCCCACTCCATTAAAGGCGGGAGTGGAACCTTTGGCTTTACGGAGATTATAGATTTTACCCATGTTCTTGAAACCTTATTGGATGAGATGCGTGATGGTCGTCGTTTAGTCACTCAAGAAGCAAATGATGTCATGCTTCAAGCGGTAGATGTTTTAAGAGACATGATGACCCGATTGCAAAACCATGAACCCATTGATGAAGAACGTGCGGCTGAAGTGCAAGCAGATTTGGAAAGGATTTTAGGATCGAGTTCAGATGAGGAAGCTTCTTCAGAAGCAGAAGAGGTTGTCGAAGCAGAATCTACAGTTGAACCTCAGGTACAAGTTGGTGGTACGTGGAAAATTGAACTACTACCCGAACCAGAACTTTTGCAGACTGGGAATGAACCTATCCGTATATTCAGAGAGCTGGAAACCCTAGGCTCTTTAAATGCGATTGTAGACGATTCAGAGTTGCCTGACTTAGATGCATTAGATCCTGAGAAACTTTATTTAAAGTGGAATCTTGAATTGTCCGGTGACAATATTCAGGAAGACGATATTCGAGAAGTGTTTGAATGGATTGATGGTGATGGTGCCCAAATAATATATCACCCACCTTCTGTAGAGCAATCAGAAGCACCAGCAATGGAATCTGTTTCAGAGCCCGTTACAAAAACGGAAGCCCCTGCTGTTGAACCTCCAGCGAAGCCTGCGCCAGTCAAAAAAGCGGTAGCTGCCAAGGCTGCTGCACCGAAACAAGATAGTTCGATTCGTGTTGATTTGAGCAAAATTGATCAGATGGTGAATTTGGTCGGTGAGCTAGTCATCACACAATCAATGCTAAGTCAGTTTGGCGAACAAGCTGAACAAGGTGGTGATAATACGGATTGGATTGATAAGCTAAAAGAAGGCTTAACTCATCTTGAGCGTCATACGAGAGATCTCCAAGAAAGTGTAATGAATATCCGTATGCTACCAGTTAGCTTTGCATTTAATCGTATGCCTCGAATTGTGCATGATGTGAGTCAAAAGTTAGGTAAGTCCATTGATTTGGTTATGGAAGGCGAAGGTACCGAATTAGATAAAACAATGTTGGAAGCTCTGACCGATCCATTGGTGCATATCGTGAGAAACTCGATTGATCATGGTATTGAAGCGCCAGATGTCCGTGAAGCGGCAGGCAAACCTCGAACTGGCAGAGTTAAAATGGCAGCTTTCCATCAAGGTGGAAATATTTTGATCCAGATTACCGATGATGGTGCGGGAATCAACTCTGAAAGAGTTTATCAAAAAGCAGTTGAGAAAGGTGTTGTCGAAGAAGGGCAGCATATGTCTGAGCAGGAAATCGTAGATTTGATTTTCCATCCAGGTTTTTCTACAGCGGATGTTGTAAGTGACATTTCCGGTCGTGGTGTAGGCATGGATGTGGTTCGACGAAATATTCGAGGGTTAGGTGGTTCTGTTGAAGTAAAAACGGAGCAAGGGAAAGGTAGTGTCTTCACGATACGCTTGCCACTAACACTTGCAATTTTGGATGGACAGCTAGCTAAGGTTGGTTCCGAAACTTATGTGTTCCCATTGGTTTCAATTGTGGAATCTATCCAGGTAGATAAAAGTTTAGTGAAAGGAATTGCGGGTCAGGCAGAACTCTATAAGTTAAGAGATCAGTATATTCCCGTTATTCGTCTTCACGAAAAGTTGGGTATTAAAGATGCCAGAACTGATTTAGAATCGGGACTGCTAGTGGTTGTTGAAGACAATGGTGAAAGAGCCGGAATATTTGTTGATGACTTGTTAGGTCAGCAACAAGTTGTTATTAAATCGCTTGAAAACAACTACATGAAGGTGAACAGTATAGCAGGGGCAACTATTCTTGGGGACGGTACGGTTTCTCTGATTTTAGATATTTCTGAAACACTGAGTTCACATAAAGGAAGCGGTTTACAGCATAATGCAGCTTAA
- the cheD gene encoding chemoreceptor glutamine deamidase CheD produces the protein MQKSVDPAEGITTYKILPGEFYVTKENERIETVLGSCISACVRDPVTGVGGMNHFMLPMDKNASGASELSDANRYGNYAMENLVNALLNVGARRERLEFKLFGGGRIMSSKTNIGWYNIGFAFDYIYTEGFKIVSQDIGDVYPRKILYYPTTGRVRVRRLNAMHNQTLAAEESRYISNIGSKPVEGDVELF, from the coding sequence ATGCAAAAAAGTGTTGATCCAGCAGAAGGGATAACAACCTATAAAATTCTTCCTGGAGAGTTTTACGTTACCAAAGAGAATGAACGCATTGAGACGGTATTGGGTTCTTGTATTTCTGCGTGTGTAAGGGATCCAGTAACAGGCGTTGGTGGTATGAATCACTTCATGTTGCCAATGGATAAGAATGCTTCAGGCGCTTCGGAGTTGTCAGATGCAAACCGTTATGGCAACTATGCGATGGAGAACTTGGTCAATGCGTTACTGAACGTTGGCGCAAGGCGTGAAAGATTGGAATTTAAGCTCTTTGGCGGTGGCCGTATTATGAGCTCTAAAACAAACATTGGTTGGTATAACATAGGCTTTGCATTTGACTATATTTATACGGAAGGATTTAAAATTGTTTCTCAAGATATAGGTGATGTGTATCCGAGAAAAATTTTGTATTACCCGACGACAGGTCGTGTTAGAGTCAGAAGATTGAATGCTATGCATAATCAAACGTTGGCAGCAGAAGAAAGTCGTTATATTAGTAATATTGGTTCGAAACCTGTTGAAGGTGACGTGGAACTGTTCTAA
- the chrA gene encoding chromate efflux transporter has product MTDTLKTEKASTPNVDISFVQALIYWLKLGFISFGGPAGQISLMHQELVEKRRWISEKRFLNALNYTMLLPGPEAQQLATYMGWLMHGTKGGLAAGLLFILPAFFLLMFLSWLYLTFGQVSWVAAVFYGIKPAVLAIVVVAVYRLASRVLHHAALWWLAVGAFVAIAVFNWPFPLIMISALIIGLIFSHVAPQVLSGSASVQTVNDSKESALIGDDTVLEHTRFAWHKLIKVVLLGVFIWLAAMLSLVALTGGADSPLVQMAWFFTKAAWLTFGGAYAVLPYVYQGAVEHFHWLTAPQMIDGLALGETTPGPLIMIVTFIGFVAGWGQMAVSDASPFVNGFLAASVVTFFSFLPSFLLILAGAPLVEAGRENGKLKGLLTVISAALVGVMLNLAVFFGFHVFWPHPPNLNQGLDAWLAIDLTSLFITGLAMWLLFKKQWGFIPVILLSAVLGLLTSFI; this is encoded by the coding sequence ATGACAGACACTTTAAAGACAGAAAAAGCATCAACACCTAACGTTGATATTTCCTTTGTACAAGCCCTAATTTATTGGCTTAAACTTGGGTTTATTAGCTTTGGTGGTCCTGCAGGGCAAATTAGCCTGATGCATCAAGAGTTAGTAGAAAAACGTCGCTGGATTTCCGAGAAGCGTTTTTTGAATGCGTTGAATTACACGATGCTATTGCCCGGTCCAGAAGCACAGCAATTAGCGACTTATATGGGCTGGTTAATGCATGGTACAAAAGGCGGTTTAGCCGCAGGGCTCTTGTTTATTTTGCCAGCCTTTTTCCTGTTGATGTTCTTGAGTTGGTTGTATTTGACGTTTGGTCAGGTTTCTTGGGTTGCCGCTGTTTTTTATGGCATTAAGCCCGCGGTACTCGCTATTGTGGTGGTGGCGGTTTATCGCTTAGCCAGTCGCGTTTTACACCATGCTGCTTTGTGGTGGTTGGCAGTAGGGGCTTTTGTAGCTATAGCTGTTTTTAATTGGCCTTTTCCGCTTATTATGATATCGGCATTGATTATAGGGTTGATATTCAGTCATGTAGCGCCACAGGTTTTATCGGGTTCGGCGTCCGTCCAAACCGTGAATGACAGTAAAGAATCAGCTTTGATTGGTGATGATACGGTGTTAGAGCATACTCGCTTTGCTTGGCATAAGTTGATTAAGGTGGTTTTGCTTGGCGTGTTTATTTGGTTAGCCGCTATGTTGTCATTAGTTGCCTTGACGGGGGGCGCTGATTCTCCATTGGTTCAAATGGCCTGGTTTTTTACAAAAGCAGCTTGGTTAACCTTTGGTGGTGCTTATGCTGTTTTGCCTTATGTTTATCAGGGTGCGGTTGAGCATTTTCATTGGCTAACTGCGCCACAAATGATTGATGGCTTAGCACTAGGTGAAACGACACCTGGGCCCCTGATAATGATAGTGACCTTTATTGGGTTTGTTGCTGGCTGGGGGCAGATGGCGGTGTCAGATGCTTCACCGTTTGTAAATGGATTTCTGGCAGCCAGTGTGGTGACGTTTTTTAGTTTTTTACCATCGTTTTTGTTGATTCTTGCCGGTGCACCATTGGTTGAAGCAGGTCGAGAAAATGGCAAGCTGAAAGGGCTTTTGACGGTGATTAGTGCAGCACTTGTTGGTGTGATGTTGAATTTGGCGGTGTTCTTTGGTTTTCATGTTTTTTGGCCGCATCCCCCAAACTTAAACCAAGGGCTAGATGCTTGGCTAGCTATAGATCTCACCTCACTGTTTATAACGGGTTTGGCAATGTGGCTATTGTTTAAAAAACAATGGGGTTTTATTCCTGTGATTTTGCTAAGTGCTGTTTTGGGATTACTCACTTCTTTTATTTAA
- the tadA gene encoding tRNA adenosine(34) deaminase TadA, which produces MEQDIFWMQRALELAKIAESQGEVPVGAVLVDDNGLVAEGWNQTIQNHDPTAHAEVVALRNAGQVIENYRMPGLTLYVTLEPCPMCAGALVHSRISRLVIATEDPRTGAVGSLMNLAQHPELNHRINVEFGILRQESSELIKHFFKQKRTAAKTEKKKAAKKD; this is translated from the coding sequence TTGGAGCAAGACATTTTTTGGATGCAGCGTGCTTTAGAGCTGGCTAAGATAGCAGAATCTCAAGGAGAAGTGCCTGTGGGCGCTGTTTTGGTTGATGATAACGGACTCGTTGCCGAAGGGTGGAATCAAACCATACAAAATCATGATCCAACAGCTCATGCAGAAGTGGTTGCATTACGCAATGCTGGGCAAGTAATTGAAAATTATCGAATGCCTGGGTTGACGCTTTATGTCACTCTGGAACCTTGCCCTATGTGCGCAGGCGCACTCGTCCATAGTCGTATTTCTCGTCTGGTTATTGCGACTGAAGATCCAAGAACTGGAGCTGTCGGTAGTTTAATGAATTTGGCGCAACATCCAGAGTTGAATCATCGAATTAATGTCGAATTCGGTATTCTTAGGCAAGAATCTAGTGAGCTCATCAAGCATTTTTTCAAGCAAAAGCGAACGGCAGCAAAAACAGAAAAAAAGAAAGCTGCTAAAAAAGACTAG
- the guaA gene encoding glutamine-hydrolyzing GMP synthase yields MTEQNIHADRILILDFGSQYTQLIARRIREIGVYCEVEPWDIDEEAVTNFNAKGIILSGGPETVIGDDAPKSPEVVFNLGVPVLGICYGMQTMAEQLGGQVIHADEHEYGYAQVRARGHTKLLKDVEDHVTPEGYGMLDVWMSHGDRVDQMPEGFVLMASTDNCPIAGMANEEKNFYGIQFHPEVTHTKQGSRMLERFVVELCGCEKLWTTTNIIEDSIARIHEQVGDDEVLLGLSGGVDSSVVAALLHKAIGDQLTCVFVDHGLLRHQEGDQVMAMFAENMGIRVIRVDAEDYFMGQLAGEADPEAKRKIIGHAFIEVFDQEAGKLNSVKWLAQGTIYPDVIESAGSKTGKAKVIKSHHNVGGLPEDMKLELLEPLRELFKDEVRKLGVALGLPHDMVYRHPFPGPGLGVRILGEVKKEYADILRLADHIFIEELRAADLYDKTSQAFTVFLPVKSVGVVGDARRYDYVVALRAVETIDFMTARWAHLPYDFLETVSNRIINEIPRITRVTYDISSKPPATIEWE; encoded by the coding sequence ATGACTGAACAGAATATTCACGCAGATCGCATCCTTATCTTGGACTTCGGTTCGCAATATACGCAATTAATTGCTCGTCGAATTCGCGAAATTGGCGTCTATTGTGAAGTTGAACCTTGGGATATTGATGAGGAAGCAGTTACCAATTTTAATGCCAAAGGTATTATCTTGTCTGGTGGCCCAGAAACGGTCATAGGTGATGACGCACCGAAATCACCGGAAGTTGTTTTTAACCTTGGTGTACCTGTATTGGGTATTTGTTACGGCATGCAAACCATGGCCGAGCAACTGGGGGGGCAGGTGATTCATGCTGATGAACATGAGTATGGTTATGCTCAGGTTCGTGCTCGTGGCCATACAAAGTTGTTAAAAGACGTTGAAGATCATGTGACTCCTGAAGGGTATGGCATGTTAGACGTTTGGATGTCTCATGGCGATAGAGTTGATCAGATGCCGGAAGGTTTTGTGTTGATGGCATCAACAGACAACTGTCCTATTGCGGGGATGGCGAATGAAGAAAAGAATTTTTACGGTATCCAGTTCCATCCAGAAGTGACTCACACTAAGCAGGGATCGCGAATGCTTGAGCGTTTTGTTGTTGAGCTGTGTGGTTGTGAGAAGTTATGGACAACGACAAATATTATTGAAGACAGTATTGCGCGTATTCACGAACAAGTTGGTGATGATGAGGTTTTGCTAGGATTGTCTGGTGGAGTTGACTCTTCGGTTGTCGCGGCTTTGTTACATAAGGCAATTGGTGATCAGTTGACTTGTGTATTTGTTGATCATGGCCTGCTTCGCCATCAAGAAGGTGACCAGGTCATGGCGATGTTTGCTGAAAATATGGGTATTCGCGTCATTCGTGTTGATGCTGAAGATTATTTTATGGGGCAGTTGGCGGGAGAGGCTGATCCAGAAGCAAAACGAAAAATTATTGGTCACGCGTTTATTGAAGTGTTTGATCAAGAAGCCGGGAAACTGAATTCAGTAAAATGGCTGGCGCAAGGTACTATTTATCCTGATGTCATTGAATCAGCGGGTTCGAAAACCGGTAAGGCAAAAGTAATTAAGTCTCATCATAATGTCGGTGGTTTACCTGAAGATATGAAGTTAGAGCTTCTAGAGCCTCTGAGAGAGTTGTTTAAAGATGAAGTGAGAAAGCTAGGTGTAGCTTTAGGTTTACCGCACGATATGGTTTATCGTCATCCTTTCCCAGGTCCTGGTCTAGGTGTTCGTATTTTGGGTGAAGTTAAAAAAGAGTACGCCGATATTTTACGTTTAGCAGATCATATTTTTATCGAAGAACTTCGTGCAGCTGATTTGTATGATAAAACCTCACAAGCTTTCACTGTGTTTTTACCGGTAAAATCGGTTGGGGTTGTGGGTGATGCCAGACGGTATGACTATGTTGTTGCATTAAGAGCTGTGGAGACGATTGATTTCATGACTGCGAGATGGGCGCATTTACCTTATGATTTTTTGGAAACTGTATCGAATCGTATCATCAATGAAATTCCTCGTATCACCCGGGTGACTTACGATATTTCGAGTAAGCCACCTGCAACGATTGAGTGGGAATAA